TATACTAAGTCACGTAAGCATTTTTGGTAAGAATATTTTTGATGCATATGATGCAATAAGCGCAACGATTTTTTTTGTATTTACTTCATTTGGGTGTGCAATATTCGTAGGTTGGGTGCTAAAAGATGATGCAAAAAAAGAAATTTTGCAAGGTAGTGAAAAGCATGCAAAACTAATAAATGTCTGGTTTTGGTATATAAAATTTGTCGTTCCGTTTATCATTTTGGTGCTTTTTATCAGCTCGTTTTACGATAATTTTTTAAAATAGGACGTAGAAATATGTTTTATTTTTTACTCGGTATTTACTTTTTTTACGTTGCCGCAAAGGCGTGGCTGTCGATTTTGCAGATAAACTTTATCCGCGCAGAGGCTAAAAAGCCGGCCGTCGTGCTAGAGTTGGGGGAGTACGAAACCGCCGCCGCAGCAGCGATAAGCAATCAAAAATTTGAGATAGCAAGCCTTTTTTATCACGCCGCGATATTTATGATGTGGGCGTGCTGGGGGCTTGGCGCGATATCGGGGCATGCCTATAAAACGGGAGATATAGGCGATAACGTCTTTATGGTTATGGTATTTTTGCTCGTTTCGTCGCTGCTAGAACTACCGCTAAATATCTACGAAACCTTCGTCAAAGATAAAAAGCTCGGCTTTTCAAACGTAACGCCTAGAATTTTCGCGCTTGATCTGCTTAAAACGCTCGCGCTAACGCTGGTTTTCGGCACGCTGTTTGTGTGGCTGGTGCTGCTTTGCATTAGATTTTTGGGCGATTTTTGGTGGTTTTGGGCGTTTTTGCTTAGCTTCGCGGTCGCGCTCGTGATAAATCTTATCTACCCGACGCTCATCGCGCCTATCTTTAACAAAATGCAGCCGCTAGAAGAGGGCGAGTTAAAAAGTCGTATAGAATGGCTTTTAGCGCGGTGCGGGTTTAAAAGTAGCGGCGTTTTTATGATAGACGCCAGCAAGCGCGACAACCGCTTAAACGCCTATTTTGGCGGCCTTGGCGCGACTAAACGCGTGGTGCTTTTCGATACGCTCGTAAAAAAACTAAGCCTAGAGGAGATAATCGCCGTTTTGGGGCATGAACTGGGGCATTTTAAGCACAAAGATATCCTAAAAATGATAGCTCTAAGCGCGGTTATGCTTTTTGCGATGTTTTTTATATTCGGCAACATCCCAGACACGGCGTATCAAGCGCTTGGGCTTCATAGCGGAGGCGGCGGAGTGATCGTATTTTTGTTACTTTTTTCGCCGATATTCGGATTTTTATTTTCACCGGTGAGCTCGTATTTTAGCCGCGCAAACGAATTTGGCGCCGATAAATTCGCAGGCGAAATCTCAAACAAAGCCGATATGATAAGCGCGCTAAAAAAGCTAGGCTCCGAAAACAAGGCCTTCCCGAAGGCCCATCCGATCTATGCGTTCGTCTATCATTCGCACCCAAGCCTCTTTGAGCGTATAAACGAGCTAGAAAATGAAAGTTGAAGAGGCTCTTAAAGAGGCTAGTTTAAGGCTAAGCTCGCTTTGTCAAAATCCAAGCAGAGTGGCTAAAATTTTGCTTATGAACTATCTTGACGTGAGCATTGAATGGGTATTTTTAAATCAAAAAAATGAATTTGATGAGAGCGGCTATTTCGCTCTAGTTAAAAGGTATGAAAACTACGAGCCTCTTGAATATATAACTGGTAAAGCTAGCTTTTATGGGCTTGATTTTTACGTGGAAAGTGGAGTGCTTATCCCAAGACCTGAAACAGAAATTTTAGTGGATAAAGTAATGGAAATTTCACGCGAATATAATGAACCAAAGATCGCAGAAATAGGCACAGGAAGCGGCATTATTAGTATCATGCTAGCTCTAAAAACAAAGGCAAATATTGTAGCGACAGACATCAATGAAAAAGCTTTGATACTTGCAAAAAAAAATGCAGATAAATTTGATGTAGGTGGGAGGATCAAATTTTTAAACTGCTCTTATGTGGATGAAATTTTAGAAGATATTGATATTTTGGTTTCAAATCCGCCATATATTGCAAGAAGCTATAAACTTAGTAAATTTGTACTAAATGAGCCAGAAAGTGCGCTCTTTGGAGGTGAAGTAGGAGATGAAATCTTAAAAGATATTATTCTTATAGCAAAAGATCGTAATATCAAAAACGTTGCTTGTGAGATGGGGTACGATCAAAAAGCAAGTATGCAAAAATTCTTAGAGGCCAATGGTTTTGAGTATAGTTTTTACAAAGATTTGTCTGGCTTTGATAGAGGTTTTTGCGCGAAGTTAAAAATATAAAGGAGAGAGTTTGAGAGGAATTTATTTTTTGCTTTTGGCAGTACTTATAGGAGCTGAGCTAACGCTTGGTATTTTAGTGGCACCAGTCATATTTTTCCCGCAAAGCATCATAGGAGATGGCGTACTTACGCATTTTATGAGCGGTCAAATGATGACAAAGATATTTTTGAAATTTAATTATATTTTGCTTTTTATAAGTATAGTTATAATGATTAGCGAGCTATTTGATCTTAGAAAAAAGCTTATTTTTTCACTAAAATTTAGCATGTTAATGCTTGCTTTTTTAAATTTGGCTTTAGCTTTGAGTTTTGTATTTTTCTTTACGCCTTTTATAGTTTATGCTCAGAATTTGGGTGTTGATGCGACACAGACGGCTGAATTTGCCAAAATGCATAGTGCGAGTGAATATGTGATGAAAATCATGCTTGTTTTGCAAATCATTTTATTTTTTGTGAAATTTAAGATTAGCCAAAATGAACGCAAAGCCTGATATTCAAGTCTTAACAAATTTTCTAGCCGACTACACGACGGCGATGGTGAGTGCTGGCACCTACACCGCACGCGTAGAAAAGTGCGTAGACCGCATAGCTAGACACTACGGCTACGACATTAGCGTGACGATTTTTGTGAAGTATTTTACCATTAGCGTCATGGACTCGGCCGACAACTCTCTGCGCCGAACCTACGTAAAAAAGATCCCGTTTGGTCATGTGAGTTTTAACCGCATTTCCGAGCTTTCATCGCTTAGTTGGCGGATTTTGGATGAAAATTTGAGCTTAGAGGAGGCCAAAGAGCAGTTTGAGGGCGTCATGCGCATCGGGGCAAATAAATTCACAAGCTCGCTTATTTTAATAAGCCTTGCAAATGCGGCGTTTTGCAAGCTTTTTGGCGGCGATATGGGCTCGGTAGCTTGCGTATTTTTTGCGACGCTTGTTGGATATAGCCTTAGATTTGCGCTTGCTAAAATGGGCGTAAATTTAAAAATCCAATACGTCCTAGTCTCGTTTGTCGTCTCTTTTATCGCTTATCTTGGCGTATTTTACGGCTTTACGCACACTAGCGACGTGGCGATCGGCTCGTCGATACTCTTTTTGATGCCGGGCGTTTTTCTCATAAACTCGGTCTTTGATATCCTAAACGACAACACGCTTGTAGGCATCAGCAGGGCCGTGAGTACGGGCATCCTGATACTTTGCATCGCAGTGGGCGTCTATATCACGCTCTCGCTTAGCAGCGCGGAGATTTTACATGTTTGAGCTTTTGACCGCGACTCTCATAGACGGCGCTTTTGCGGCGGTGGCGGGGCTTGGCTTTGCTTATGCTAGCTCGCCGCCTAAAAGGACTCTTGCATTTTGCGCGCTTCTTGCGGCATTTGCGCACGCTAGCCGCTTTTGGATCATGCAGATGGGATTTTTTAACATCAGCGTCGCCACTCTCATAGTATCATTTTTAAGCGGGATTTTAGGTATGCTCTTTGCCAAACGGCTAAAAGTGCCCGCCGAGATCATCGCGTTTCCCGCGCTTTTGCCGATGGTGCCCGGAGTTTACGCGTATAAGGGCATTTTGGCACTGTTTTCGTTTCTAAACGAGCCTAATATCGCTAAGAAAAACGAATACCTAATTATATTTTTCGATAACGCGATCACGACTACGACGGTCTCGCTAGCGCTTGGCGTCGGGGTTTCTGTGGTGCTTATTTTATTTTATGATCAGTCCTTGATGATTACTCGCGGCGCCAAGTGCGATCTAGCGACGAGAAAGACGCACGAGTAATTTTAACTTTCGGCATAGAAATTTTGTATGGCTTTTTGATAGTTTTTATTATTTTTACTAGATATTTCCTCAATTTTGCCGATGTAGTTTAAAACCAAATTTCAAAAGGATTTATGATGTTAAGCGGTATCGGCGGATTTTCTAGTGTCGCTAAA
This genomic interval from Campylobacter concisus contains the following:
- the prmC gene encoding peptide chain release factor N(5)-glutamine methyltransferase gives rise to the protein MKVEEALKEASLRLSSLCQNPSRVAKILLMNYLDVSIEWVFLNQKNEFDESGYFALVKRYENYEPLEYITGKASFYGLDFYVESGVLIPRPETEILVDKVMEISREYNEPKIAEIGTGSGIISIMLALKTKANIVATDINEKALILAKKNADKFDVGGRIKFLNCSYVDEILEDIDILVSNPPYIARSYKLSKFVLNEPESALFGGEVGDEILKDIILIAKDRNIKNVACEMGYDQKASMQKFLEANGFEYSFYKDLSGFDRGFCAKLKI
- a CDS encoding threonine/serine exporter family protein, whose product is MNAKPDIQVLTNFLADYTTAMVSAGTYTARVEKCVDRIARHYGYDISVTIFVKYFTISVMDSADNSLRRTYVKKIPFGHVSFNRISELSSLSWRILDENLSLEEAKEQFEGVMRIGANKFTSSLILISLANAAFCKLFGGDMGSVACVFFATLVGYSLRFALAKMGVNLKIQYVLVSFVVSFIAYLGVFYGFTHTSDVAIGSSILFLMPGVFLINSVFDILNDNTLVGISRAVSTGILILCIAVGVYITLSLSSAEILHV
- a CDS encoding DUF4149 domain-containing protein → MRGIYFLLLAVLIGAELTLGILVAPVIFFPQSIIGDGVLTHFMSGQMMTKIFLKFNYILLFISIVIMISELFDLRKKLIFSLKFSMLMLAFLNLALALSFVFFFTPFIVYAQNLGVDATQTAEFAKMHSASEYVMKIMLVLQIILFFVKFKISQNERKA
- a CDS encoding threonine/serine exporter family protein translates to MFELLTATLIDGAFAAVAGLGFAYASSPPKRTLAFCALLAAFAHASRFWIMQMGFFNISVATLIVSFLSGILGMLFAKRLKVPAEIIAFPALLPMVPGVYAYKGILALFSFLNEPNIAKKNEYLIIFFDNAITTTTVSLALGVGVSVVLILFYDQSLMITRGAKCDLATRKTHE
- a CDS encoding M48 family metallopeptidase; protein product: MFYFLLGIYFFYVAAKAWLSILQINFIRAEAKKPAVVLELGEYETAAAAAISNQKFEIASLFYHAAIFMMWACWGLGAISGHAYKTGDIGDNVFMVMVFLLVSSLLELPLNIYETFVKDKKLGFSNVTPRIFALDLLKTLALTLVFGTLFVWLVLLCIRFLGDFWWFWAFLLSFAVALVINLIYPTLIAPIFNKMQPLEEGELKSRIEWLLARCGFKSSGVFMIDASKRDNRLNAYFGGLGATKRVVLFDTLVKKLSLEEIIAVLGHELGHFKHKDILKMIALSAVMLFAMFFIFGNIPDTAYQALGLHSGGGGVIVFLLLFSPIFGFLFSPVSSYFSRANEFGADKFAGEISNKADMISALKKLGSENKAFPKAHPIYAFVYHSHPSLFERINELENES